One segment of Ipomoea triloba cultivar NCNSP0323 chromosome 12, ASM357664v1 DNA contains the following:
- the LOC116000318 gene encoding bark storage protein A-like, with translation MAANNHYIMHLPLIIAFILALLVPAVSAIPSKSLSSIVKELNEEGPYLGLITVYPPEENAFFSTNSFKPHPTHPYVDLSGRRFRAGKVEGKKVIYVRCGVGMVNAAAATQQMLDLFDVTGVVHFGIAGNANDSLSIGDVSIPRQLAQTGVWDWLNPNSTIPASDAAVLEIERYNVPEGGSNQLGRIGYSPEEDPSTAQRTIWFNTSKHWLRLASNLQGVKLERCVNSSVCLSQQPKLFVGLKGSTSNIFIDNAAYREFLFQTFGISSVDMESAAVVKTSVSNGFPVIVIRGLSDLAGAQRGENVIGLFGPLAAINTANVVNQFVKSLPPDTTAGN, from the exons ATGGCAGCCAATAACCACTACATTATGCATCTTCCACTTATTATAGCTTTCATCTTGGCGCTACTGGTCCCTGCAGTGTCTGCAATTCCAAGTAAAAGTTTGAGCTCCATTGTAAAGGAGCTGAATGAAGAAGGCCCTTATCTTGGTCTCATCACAGTATATCCTCCAGAAGAGAATGCTTTCTTCTCAACCAACTCCTTCAAGCCTCACCCAACCCACCCTTATGTGGACTTATCAG GCAGGAGATTTCGGGCTGGGAAAGTAGAAGGAAAGAAAGTAATTTACGTGAGATGCGGCGTTGGAATGGTGAATGCTGCAGCTGCAACACAGCAAATGCTGGATCTGTTTGACGTAACAGGAGTTGTGCATTTCGGCATAGCCGGAAACGCCAACGATTCCTTGTCGATCGGAGATGTCTCGATCCCGCGCCAATTGGCTCAGACAGGTGTTTGGGACTGGCTG AACCCTAATTCAACAATTCCTGCAAGTGACGCCGCTGTATTAGAAATCGAGAGGTATAATGTACCGGAAGGGGGAAGTAACCAATTAGGGCGAATCGGATATAGCCCTGAAGAAGATCCGAGTACTGCTCAGAGAACTATTTGGTTTAATACTTCCAAGCATTGGCTTCGATTAGCTTCAAATTTACAG GGGGTGAAATTGGAGCGATGCGTGAATTCCAGCGTGTGCCTTTCGCAGCAGCCTAAGCTTTTTGTTGGGCTTAAGGGATCAACGTCCAACATTTTCATTGACAATGCAGCTTACAGGGAGTTCCTGTTTCAAACTTTTGGGATTTCATCAGTTGACATGGAGAGCGCGGCTGTTGTAAAG ACGAGCGTGTCGAATGGTTTTCCGGTGATAGTAATTCGTGGATTGTCGGACTTGGCCGGAGCACAGAGGGGAGAGAACGTGATTGGGTTGTTTGGACCTCTAGCAGCTATAAATACTGCCAATGTGGTTAATCAATTTGTGAAGTCACTGCCACCAGATACAACTGCTGGAAATTAG
- the LOC116000319 gene encoding uncharacterized protein LOC116000319: MSGEESLVEAALRVLNTADPVEKASLGDDVANRWLQGLISRPYDPSLDLPVPDRPARLTNVKLVSPSLMPKLGKAGSLQSRQAIVHSLVHTESWAIDLSWDIIARFGKQESMPREFFTDFVKVAQDEGRHFSMLAARLKELGSFYGALPAHDGLWDSAMATSKDLLARLAIEHCVHEARGLDVMPTTISRFRNGGDNETADLLETVVYPEEITHCAAGLKWFKYLCLRSRNPNSGDDLLLSQVGANAAEDDDEEEEVVQKFHDTVKAHFRGPLKPPFNAAARKAAGFGPQWYEPLAVKDVSAQ; the protein is encoded by the exons ATGAGCGGAGAGGAATCACTGGTTGAAGCGGCGTTGCGGGTTCTGAACACGGCAGACCCGGTGGAGAAGGCCAGTCTCGGCGATGACGTCGCTAACAGGTGGCTCCAAGGTCTCATTTCCCGCCCATATGACCCTTCCCTAGACCTCCCTGTGCCTGACCGCCCCGCCAGGCTCACTAAT GTAAAGCTGGTGTCACCAAGTCTGATGCCGAAGCTCGGGAAAGCTGGAAGCTTGCAGAGTAGACAGGCCATTGTTCACAGTCTTGTTCACACTGAAAGCTGGGCTATCGACTTGTCTTGg GATATAATTGCTCGTTTTGGTAAGCAAGAGTCGATGCCAAGAGAATTTTTCACAGATTTTGTTAAGGTGGCACAAGATGAAGGCAGGCATTTTTCCATGCTTGCTGCGCGGCTTAAGGAGCTAGGCTCTTTCTATGGAGCATTACCTGCTCACGATGGTCTCTGGGATTCTGCCATGGCTACCTCCAAGGATTTGTTGGCACGCTTGGCCATTGAACATTGCGTTCATGAG GCTAGGGGACTGGATGTGATGCCAACAACCATCTCACGCTTCCGCAATGGAGGTGATAACGAGACGGCTGATTTGTTGGAAACCGTGGTTTATCCAGAAGAGATAACCCACTGCGCTGCCGGATTGAAATGGTTCAAGTACCTTTGTTTGAGGTCAAGAAATCCGAATTCGGGCGATGACCTCCTCTTGTCACAAGTTGGTGCCAATGCTGCagaggatgatgatgaagaagaagaagtggtTCAGAAATTTCATGATACTGTGAAGGCACATTTCAGAGGGCCATTGAAGCCTCCTTTTAATGCAGCTGCCAGAAAGGCTGCAGGGTTTGGGCCTCAATGGTATGAACCTCTTGCAGTGAAAGATGTCTCTGCCCAGTGA
- the LOC116000322 gene encoding uncharacterized protein LOC116000322 gives MAELETAAAVNGGSTTSKDEQQNKPTNPLLALLSAFLQLFKLPSPKPAAPEEAQMLNPEPQVAKEEEKPSVVKFPRQELPSLKLEAQGPEADTNPVVLWQVYAIGGYFILRWAWTRWNERRGKKAPSNEEEPPPPNDE, from the exons ATGGCGGAACTCGAAACGGCCGCCGCCGTTAACGGAGGCTCGACGACGAGCAAAGACGAGCAGCAAAACAAGCCTACAAATCCGCTCCTCGCTCTGCTCTCGGCCTTCCTTCAGCTTTTCAAATTGCCATCGCCGAAGCCCGCTGCTCCGGAGGAGGCTCAGATGCTCAATCCGGAACCTCAAGTTGCCAAGGAAGAAGAGAAGCCGTCTGTGGTGAAGTTTCCTAGGCAGGAATTGCCTTCTTTGAAGCTCGAAGCACAAGGACCTGAGGCCGATACTAACCCCGTCGTCCTATGGCAG GTTTATGCCATTGGTGGGTACTTCATATTGAGATGGGCATGGACTAGATGGAATGAACGCAGGGGGAAAAAGGCGCCATCCAATGAAGAAGAACCACCTCCACCCAATGATGAGTAG